The Verrucomicrobiota bacterium genome segment CCCTTGATGCTCCTGGCGCTGGAGCTCTTGAGCCATCTGCAGGTGATGCTGAAGGATGGGCAGGGTCCGGCTCACGAACCCTTTCAACTCGGGATCCCGCACGCGTCCTTCCTCCTGCTGGAATTCACTGACGTCCTGCTGATGATCCTCGACCATCGCCTGAACGTATTCGCGATCGAAGTCCGGGCCGGAAAGTTGCGAAAGCTTATTAAAGGTCGCAACCTGTTCCTCCGTCAGGTCGTCCGGCCACTTGACCTTTTTGTCGTTGGCAACCTGCCTGAGGTCGTCGTTCGCTTTCTGATGATCTTCGACCATCCGGTTCCCGAACTCTTTTACCTTGGGATCCGCCGCGCGTTCGGCGGCCAGCTTCCCCAGTTTAATCTCGGCCAATCCTCCTTTGGCAGCGCCAAGGATGAAGGCGCCCTCCGGTGTGGGAGAATCTTCGGTGACCACCTTCTGCGCCCAGAGGGCAGGAACCGCGACGGCAAAGCAGCACACCGTGATTAACTTTAAACAGCGGTCCATAAACAGTCCGGCAAAAAACCTGCGCAGGGTCGCGGGCCGTTGACACGGATGGCAATCAGTCGACGCCCTTCGGGTTCGAGTTGCGTGCGATGGGGATGTCGCTTCGAACCGTGCCGGCGCCGGCGGTGCCCAGTTCGCCCGTTGCGTTCTCCCCCCTTTCTCCCTCCGCGTGCACCGGGACATTGGGTACCTGGCGCGCCGTCGACACCCCGGCCGGATTTGCGTTCCGCGCGATCGGGGGTTCGGTTCGAGACGGTTCGGCGCCGGAGAAAGTTTGGGTTCCGGATGCCGGCGCGCCGGAGGACGAGATGGCCACGGCGGCGCTTCCGGCCATTTCTTGTCCGAGCCGGGTGGCGATGTCTGCGAGCGCAACCACACCCACCACTTGACGGTCACGGTTCAGTACAGGAATACGCCGGACCTGTTGTTGCTCCATCAGGAGCACGGCGTCGTCGCTGTCCTGATCCTCAAAACAGAACACCGCTCCCGAGGTCATACAGTCCCGAACCCGCGTACGTTTCGGGTCACGGCCTTCGGCGACGGCGCGAATCGTGATGTCGCGGTCGGTTATGATGCCGACGAGACGCTCGCGTTCCGTCACGGGCAGAACGCCGACGTCGAGCGAACGCATTTTCTCGGCGGCGTCAATGATAGAGGCGTCCGGGGAGACCACCTGCACATCTGCGGTCATGATCTGATTAAGTTTCATAGCTTAAAGCTTTCCACTGCATTCCATTTCATTCCGTTTCGGGAACGAGCCGGCCCGCGCCGTCCAAGCGGACCGGCCGTTTCCCCCTGTGAGAAATCAGGAGGCGCCCGAGAGAACCCGGCTGAACGTCTGCAGGATCAGCGCGCCGGAGGTGGCGCCCGCGTCGAGCACCCCGCGCGAACGCTCGCCCAAGCGGGCCGAACGCCCGATCCGGGCCACCAGATCCCGCGTCGATTCCTTGCCTTGTTCGGCGGCCTCAGCCATCCGGTTCAAGGCTTCCGGCAGCGAAGCGCCTTTATCCACCGCCTGCTGGCACGCTTCCTGCGCCGGGATCAGCGTGTCCATGATGGTCTTGTCCCCTACCTTGGCGCCCCCCAACTCTTCCAGCCCCGCCCGGGCCGCCTGAAGCATCTCGCCGAAGGTCCGGGCGTCGATCTCGGGTTTGCCTTTGGATTTAAGGCTCATCTGCACGAAAAGCGTCCCGTAGATGGGCCCCATCGAGCCCCCGATCTCGGTCATCAACGTCCGGCCGATCAGCCCCAGCCCTTCGCTGACCGTCACGGCTTTGTCCCCGAGTCGCTCCCGGACCAGGCCGAAGCCTTTGGCCATGTTGATGCCGTGATCGCCATCGCCGATCTTGCCGTCGATCTCACTTAAGTGCGCCTTGTTCGTCTCGATCGTTTCAATTAACGCCAGCACCAGCGGGCGCCCTTCAGTATTGGGGTAGGTGTTCGCCATAATCGGAGGCACGGAAACGGCTCAGCGGGCCAGTTGGGTTAACCCGGCGCTTTCGGCCTCCAGGTCGATGAGGCCTTTAAGTTCGTCGTCGAGCTTGAGCACCGTGAAGGTGATGCCCATCATCTCCAGCGAGGTGAAATAGTTACCCACGTAAGCGCGGTGCACCTTGATCCCGGCTTGCTCCAAAAGATCGTGGGCGCGGCTGTAGGCAATGTAGAGTTCCATCACCGGCGTGGCCCCCAGGCCCGAGATCAGCACCACCACCTCGTCACCCGAGCCGAACGGCAGGTCAGGCAGGATGAAGTCATTGAGGCACATCTCGGCGATCTCGTTGGCGGTCCTAAGTTCCGAAACCTTCACCCCCGGCTCGCCGTGGTGGCCGATGCCGACCTCCATCGTGCCCGGCTTGATCGAAAAGTTCGGCTTGCCGACCGCCGGGATTGTACAGGGGCTTAAGCCCACCCCGATGCTGCGGGTCTGATTGATGGCTTTCTGGGCCGCTGCGATCACCTCGTCCAGGGACCCACCCTGGGCGGCTTTGGCGCCTCCCACCTTCCACATGAGCACCTCGCCGGCCACCCCGCGCCGCTTCTGCGGCTCATCCTTGGGCGCGCTTGCCACGTCGTCGTTAGCCACCACCGTCTTTATCTCAATGCCGTCCATGGCCGCCAGTTGCTTGGCCATTTTGACGTTCATGTTGTCGCCGGCGTAGTTGCCGTATAGGCAGGCGATGCCCGCCCCGCCATCCGCGGCCTTGAAAGCGTCGTAAAACACCTGGGCCGAGGGCGAACTGAAAATCTCGCCGACGGCCACCGCGTCGCACAGGTTCTTGCCCACGTAGCCGATGAAGGCCGGTTTGTGGCCCGAACCGCCGCCGGTCACCACGCCCACCTTGCCCTGAATGGGCGCCCGGGCGTACTTGACCACCCGCGGGTTGTCCGGGATCGGGACTACCAAGCCCTGATGCGCTTTGAAAAAGCCCTGGAGCATGTCTTCAACCACCCGGTTGGGGTCGTTGATGATGCGCTGGGTCGAATAAGAGCTCATTTGGAGGGGGAGGAGGATGAGGCCGCCGCCGGCTGCGTGTGGAACTGCTCGTCGATTTGTTTCATGCGCTCGACTTTGGGGGTCGACCGGCCGCCCTGGAATTCGGAGGCGAGCCAGGCGTCGACGAGCGATTTGGCCAGCTCCTCGCCGACCACACGGGCGCCAAGGGCCATGACTTGGCAATCATTGCTTTTTCGCGAGCGCTCGGCCGAGTAGACGTCGTGGCAGACGGCCGCACGCACACCAGGCACCTTGTTGGCGGTGATGGCCATGCCGATGCCGGTGCCGCACATGAGGATGCCACGTTCATGTTTGCCGGCTGCCACCGCTTGCGCCACCTCCAAAGCCACGTCCGGGTAAGAGGCAAAACTCTTTTCGCCGTAGTCCGTCACCGCGATACCCTTTGATCTGAGGTGTTCGGTGATCTTCGCCTTAAGTTCCAACGCGGCGTCGTCCGCGCCGACCGCGATCGATTTTTCAGGAGTGCTCATATATGATGTAAGGGACCGACGCCGCCGGCAGCATGCGCTTGGCCGGATCGGGTGCATTTGGCGCCGATCCCGTTTAACCCGGTTAGGGAATCAGCAGAATCTTGAGCGATTTTTCGCCCTTCTTCATCATCTCCAAGCCTTTCTCGTATTCCTCGAGCGGCAACTGGTGGGTAACAACGCCTTCGGTCGGCAGTTTGCCGTTGGCGATGCCGTCGATGACGAACGGGTAGCAGTACGGTCCGAGGTGCACCCCCAGGATGTCCAACTGTTTGCGATCTGAAATGATGCTCCAGTCGACCGTCACGTCGTGCGAAAAGACGCTGAACTCCACGAAGCGGCCCAGTTTGCGGATCATCTGCAATCCCTGCACCACCGCGTTAGGGTGACCCGTGGCTTCGATGTAGATGTCGCAGCCGTAGCCGCCGGTCATGTCTTTGACGATCTGGACGACGTCGTCTTTCAACGGATTGAGCACGACGTCGGCCCCGAATTTTTTGGCTAACTCCAGCCGCTCGGGTTTGGTGTCCATGACCACCAACTTCTTCGGGTTCCGCAGCCTGGCGGCCCCTACCATTCCCAGGCCGAGCGTTCCCGCCCCGGCCAGCACGACGGTATCGTCCCAGCCGATGTCGGCCCGTTTGACGCACCAGGCCGAGCAGGCGTAAGGCTCGATCAAAATGGCTTTCTCCAACGGCAAATCCTGCGGCACCTGATGATTGATGCCCTCCTTGGGGTAGCGCATGTACTCGGCAAACCCGCCGTTAACGTTGTTCTGAAAACCGTAGACGTCGTGGCGCTCGCACATCCAGTACTCGCCCCGCTTGCAAAAACGACAATCCCAACACGGCACGATCTGCTCGGAAATGAGCCGGTCCCCAACTTTGACCTCGCCCTTTCGGGCCACGTTCTCACCAACCTCAACCACCCAGCCCACGAATTCGTGACCCGGGATCATGGGGGCTTTGATGTAAGCGGGCTGGCCGCCGCCGCCCCAGAAGGATTCGGCCCCCACGTAGCTCTTGATGTCTCCCGCGCAGATGCCGCAGGCTTCGACCTTGACGATGATGTCATCGGCGCCGGCCCGCGGCACCGGCACCGTCTCGAGCCGGTAGTCGCCGGGGGCATAGGCGACGACGGCCCGCATGGTTTCCGGCAATTGCGCGGGTGGGGTGGTGGAACGGGGTGCCGTTTGGGGAAGGGTATCAGTGGACGCACTCATGGGTGATCGATCCTCGGTTGGTAAAAAGTTAGTCTGGTCTCTCGTGAGGCAGCAAGGGGCGATAAACGTTGTCAGGAGTCAGGCAATCAAACGCTCGCCCGACTCGGCATCAAAAAGGTTGAGATCTTCATCGCGGAACGCCAGATGCACTTTGCTGCCGGGCCGGTAACGATTCGTGACCGGCATGCTGGCCATCAGGAGCAACTCACCGTAGCGTACCCCTACCCGCGTTTCGTCCCCCAGGTTTTCGACGACCGTTACCGTGCCCGCCACGCTGGCGGGCAGCGCGGTGTCGCTGAGGCGAATACCCCACGGCCGCACCCCGAGTTTCACCTTCGTCCGCGTGCCCAGCGTGCGGCTCACCACGCCGGCAACCGGCAAGGCAAACTCGGTCCCGGGCACCACCAGGCGACCGTCCTCAACCTGGACCGCAAAAATGTTCATCGGCGGTTCACCCAGAAATCCCGCCACAAATTCGTTGGCCGGGTGATTAAACACCGTCAACGGCGTGTCGAACTGTTGCAGCTTGCCGTCATTCAACACCGCAATACGATCGGCCAGCGCCATCGCTTCCAACTGGTCGTGGGTCACAATGATGGTCGTAAACCCTTGTTCTTTGTGCAGGCGCTTGATCTCGGTGCGCATCTGCACCCGCAAGGCTGCGTCCAGGTGGCTCAACGGTTCGTCCAACAGCAGCAAAGCCGGCCGGCGCACCAGTGCCCGGGCGATGTTGACTCGTTGCTTCTGGCCGCTGCTCAACGCCGCCGGTTTAAGCGCCAGCAGCTCTTCGATCTGCAGGTAGCGGGCAATCTCGGTCACGCGCCGGTCGATCTCCTCCGGAGTGACTCCGTGCGCCTTCAAGTTGAACGCCAGGTTCTCCCGTACCGTCAACGGCGGGTAAAGCGCATAGTTCTCAAAAGCCAGGCCGATGCCGCGATCCTTCGGGTGAACCGCGTTGATCACCCGGTCCCCGATCATCATTTGCCCCTCGGTAACTGTTTCCAGGCCCGCCAGCATTCGCAAGGTGGTCGACTTGCCGCATCCCGAGGGCCCCAGCAGGGCAATGAATTCGCCGTCACCGCACGCCAGGTTCAAGTCGTCCACGGCCCGCGGCGTGTTCGGGTTGTACTGCTTGACCACATTCTTTAAAGTTAATTTAGCCACGGGCTACCTCCCCTTGGGGCTCTTCCGAACGCGCGACAAACGCCTGGCTGTCGCCGTCGAAAACCATCAAGGCTCGAGGGTCGATGGCCACGCGAATCGGCTGGTCCAGCTCAAACTTCAAATGCCCGTCGATCAAGGCGCGAATCCGGCTGCCTTCAAACGTCTCCACCGTCAGCACCGATTTGGCGCCGAGCGGTTCGAAGCTGTAGACCGTGCCACCCAGGGCGCGCGCTTCGCCGTCGGTCACGACCCGTACATCGGCCGGCCGGAAGCCCAGCCGTACCTTCCGGTTGCCGCTGCTGCGTTGTTGCAGGACCCGTGCCGTGCTGGCCGGCAGCAGCAGTGCCGCCGCACCCCCCAGAATCTCGGCTTCCAGCTGCGTGCCGCCGCCGCCGGCACGCAAGGTACCATCCAGCAGGTTGACTTCCGGGTCGCCGAACAATCTCGCCACCAGGGTGCTGGCCGGCCGGAAATAGACCTCATCCGGCGGTCCTACCTGCTGGATGCGCCCCTGGTCGATTACCACGATGCGGTCGCCCAGGCTCATTGCTTCCAGGTAGTCGTGCGTCACGTACAACGTCGTGGTCCCGAGCTGGCTGCGCATCTCCTTGAGTTCGGCCCGCATCGAATGCCGCAACTTCGCATCCAGATGGCTCAGCGGTTCGTCCAGCAGAAAAATGTGCGGCTTGCGCACCAGCGCCCGGCCCAGAGCGGTGCGCTGCCGCTGCCCGTTGCTCAACGCCGTGATCTGCCGCTGCAGCAGGTGGTCGATCTTCATCATCTTCGCGTACTGCGTCACCCGCGCTTTGACTTCCTCCTCGGGCAGCTTGAACTTCGGGCTGCGCAACGGGAATGCCATGTTGTC includes the following:
- the dhaL gene encoding dihydroxyacetone kinase subunit L; translated protein: MANTYPNTEGRPLVLALIETIETNKAHLSEIDGKIGDGDHGINMAKGFGLVRERLGDKAVTVSEGLGLIGRTLMTEIGGSMGPIYGTLFVQMSLKSKGKPEIDARTFGEMLQAARAGLEELGGAKVGDKTIMDTLIPAQEACQQAVDKGASLPEALNRMAEAAEQGKESTRDLVARIGRSARLGERSRGVLDAGATSGALILQTFSRVLSGAS
- a CDS encoding alcohol dehydrogenase catalytic domain-containing protein; amino-acid sequence: MSASTDTLPQTAPRSTTPPAQLPETMRAVVAYAPGDYRLETVPVPRAGADDIIVKVEACGICAGDIKSYVGAESFWGGGGQPAYIKAPMIPGHEFVGWVVEVGENVARKGEVKVGDRLISEQIVPCWDCRFCKRGEYWMCERHDVYGFQNNVNGGFAEYMRYPKEGINHQVPQDLPLEKAILIEPYACSAWCVKRADIGWDDTVVLAGAGTLGLGMVGAARLRNPKKLVVMDTKPERLELAKKFGADVVLNPLKDDVVQIVKDMTGGYGCDIYIEATGHPNAVVQGLQMIRKLGRFVEFSVFSHDVTVDWSIISDRKQLDILGVHLGPYCYPFVIDGIANGKLPTEGVVTHQLPLEEYEKGLEMMKKGEKSLKILLIP
- a CDS encoding ABC transporter ATP-binding protein — its product is MADVELQALTKWYGKRRGVEDLSLRIADKEFVAMFGPAGAGKTTTLNLIAGIVTPQRGSVKIAGRDIGGLEPADRNVAMVFESYALYPQLNVFDNMAFPLRSPKFKLPEEEVKARVTQYAKMMKIDHLLQRQITALSNGQRQRTALGRALVRKPHIFLLDEPLSHLDAKLRHSMRAELKEMRSQLGTTTLYVTHDYLEAMSLGDRIVVIDQGRIQQVGPPDEVYFRPASTLVARLFGDPEVNLLDGTLRAGGGGTQLEAEILGGAAALLLPASTARVLQQRSSGNRKVRLGFRPADVRVVTDGEARALGGTVYSFEPLGAKSVLTVETFEGSRIRALIDGHLKFELDQPIRVAIDPRALMVFDGDSQAFVARSEEPQGEVARG
- a CDS encoding ABC transporter ATP-binding protein, encoding MAKLTLKNVVKQYNPNTPRAVDDLNLACGDGEFIALLGPSGCGKSTTLRMLAGLETVTEGQMMIGDRVINAVHPKDRGIGLAFENYALYPPLTVRENLAFNLKAHGVTPEEIDRRVTEIARYLQIEELLALKPAALSSGQKQRVNIARALVRRPALLLLDEPLSHLDAALRVQMRTEIKRLHKEQGFTTIIVTHDQLEAMALADRIAVLNDGKLQQFDTPLTVFNHPANEFVAGFLGEPPMNIFAVQVEDGRLVVPGTEFALPVAGVVSRTLGTRTKVKLGVRPWGIRLSDTALPASVAGTVTVVENLGDETRVGVRYGELLLMASMPVTNRYRPGSKVHLAFRDEDLNLFDAESGERLIA
- a CDS encoding DUF4142 domain-containing protein, yielding MDRCLKLITVCCFAVAVPALWAQKVVTEDSPTPEGAFILGAAKGGLAEIKLGKLAAERAADPKVKEFGNRMVEDHQKANDDLRQVANDKKVKWPDDLTEEQVATFNKLSQLSGPDFDREYVQAMVEDHQQDVSEFQQEEGRVRDPELKGFVSRTLPILQHHLQMAQELQRQEHQGSGGS
- the rpiB gene encoding ribose 5-phosphate isomerase B yields the protein MSTPEKSIAVGADDAALELKAKITEHLRSKGIAVTDYGEKSFASYPDVALEVAQAVAAGKHERGILMCGTGIGMAITANKVPGVRAAVCHDVYSAERSRKSNDCQVMALGARVVGEELAKSLVDAWLASEFQGGRSTPKVERMKQIDEQFHTQPAAASSSSPSK
- a CDS encoding dihydroxyacetone kinase subunit DhaK, producing MSSYSTQRIINDPNRVVEDMLQGFFKAHQGLVVPIPDNPRVVKYARAPIQGKVGVVTGGGSGHKPAFIGYVGKNLCDAVAVGEIFSSPSAQVFYDAFKAADGGAGIACLYGNYAGDNMNVKMAKQLAAMDGIEIKTVVANDDVASAPKDEPQKRRGVAGEVLMWKVGGAKAAQGGSLDEVIAAAQKAINQTRSIGVGLSPCTIPAVGKPNFSIKPGTMEVGIGHHGEPGVKVSELRTANEIAEMCLNDFILPDLPFGSGDEVVVLISGLGATPVMELYIAYSRAHDLLEQAGIKVHRAYVGNYFTSLEMMGITFTVLKLDDELKGLIDLEAESAGLTQLAR
- a CDS encoding CBS domain-containing protein yields the protein MKLNQIMTADVQVVSPDASIIDAAEKMRSLDVGVLPVTERERLVGIITDRDITIRAVAEGRDPKRTRVRDCMTSGAVFCFEDQDSDDAVLLMEQQQVRRIPVLNRDRQVVGVVALADIATRLGQEMAGSAAVAISSSGAPASGTQTFSGAEPSRTEPPIARNANPAGVSTARQVPNVPVHAEGERGENATGELGTAGAGTVRSDIPIARNSNPKGVD